One Pyxicephalus adspersus chromosome 3, UCB_Pads_2.0, whole genome shotgun sequence genomic window carries:
- the LOC140327575 gene encoding E3 ubiquitin/ISG15 ligase TRIM25-like codes for MASAAVGNELECFLCRCIYRDPVNLECGDKFCQECIETLLDSQEKSATYSCPECNKKFRSRPALYKNTALRSKLQNFLSDEPEVKSEFTCTQCFHASVPAVKYCLLCEAFLCDNHLNIHCKSLEHIITDPSTSPEERKCSVHNKLLQYYCIEDSVCVCVSCFANGEHTGHHIESLKEASVKKRVQLSHILQNLITHREEIEKTAESLQKSLIKVQEKATNETKRVSTLLNYIRIQINELEKKVHGEIYSHAERLSFSNQMQNLESKKNELSRKIQQIEELCNVTDELSVLQESDIGNLYYGDGTDNNGSNYMHLHSDRDLDIAGILQALHSDLSDIFTGIQVYFQVYESADIVLNLNTAGNFLTVSNDGKMASWSFYQKYTSTPERFHYPQVLSMKSFCSGRHYWELDAGESRSWIAGMCYHSIDRKTFPYSTIGKNNKSWGLYKVGNQYSVLHDSKDIQIASNISTNRFRIYLDYRAGQLSFYALCDPMKHLYTFKATFTEPLHAALWLGENSCIRISAVAGSFGKSE; via the coding sequence ATGGCGTCTGCTGCTGTGGGGAACGAGCTGGAATGCTTCCTGTGTCGGTGCATTTATAGAGATCCTGTAAACCTGGAATGTGGAGACAAGTTTTGCCAGGAGTGTATAGAGACTTTGCTGGATTCCCAGGAGAAATCTGCCACTTATTCCTGCCctgaatgcaataaaaagttcAGGAGTCGCCCAGCATTGTACAAGAACACCGCACTGCGCAGCAAACTGCAGAATTTTCTGTCTGATGAGCCAGAAGTGAAATCTGAATTCACCTGTACTCAATGTTTTCACGCTTCTGTCCCTGCTGTAAAATATTGCCTGTTATGTGAAGCTTTTCTATGTGATAATCACCTGAACATTCACTGCAAATCCCTGGAACATATCATAACCGATCCCAGCACGTCACCGGAGGAAAGGAAATGTTCCGTCCATAATAAGCTCCTCCAGTATTATTGCATCGAGGACTCCGTCTGTGTCTGCGTCTCCTGCTTTGCTAATGGAGAACATACAGGACATCATATAGAATCATTAAAGGAGGCTTCCGTGAAGAAAAGAGTCCAGCTAAGTCATATCCTGCAGAATCTGATAACCCATAGAGAGGAGATCGAGAAAACGGCCGAAAGTTTGCAGAAAAGTCTGATTAAAGTCCAAGAAAAGGCAACCAATGAAACCAAACGAGTCAGCACGCTGCTGAATTATATCCGAATCCAGATAAATGAGCTGGAGAAGAAAGTCCACGGAGAGATCTACAGCCACGCCGAGAGACTCTCATTCTCCAATCAGATGCAGAATCTGGAATCAAAGAAGAATGAATTATCCCGAAAGATTCAACAGATCGAGGAGCTGTGTAATGTGACCGATGAATTGAGCGTTCTGCAGGAATCGGATATTGGGAACTTGTATTATGGCGATGGTACGGATAATAATGGAAGTAATTACATGCACCTCCATAGTGACAGAGATCTGGATATAGCCGGGATCCTCCAAGCATTGCATTCTGATTTATCCGACATATTCACCGGGATACAAGTATACTTCCAGGTCTACGAATCTGCGGATATAGTGCTGAATCTAAACACGGCCGGTAATTTCCTCACCGTATCTAATGATGGGAAAATGGCGTCCTGGTCATTTTATCAGAAGTACACGTCCACCCCAGAGAGATTTCACTATCCTCAGGTCCTGAGCATGAAGAGTTTCTGCTCGGGGCGACATTATTGGGAATTGGATGCCGGGGAGTCCCGGAGCTGGATAGCCGGGATGTGTTACCATAGTATAGACCGCAAAACCTTTCCTTATTCAAccattggaaaaaataataaatcctggGGTTTGTATAAGGTTGGTAATCAGTATTCTGTCCTACATGACAGTAAAGATATCCAAATAGCTTCTAATATTTCTACAAATAGGTTTAGAATATATCTGGATTATCGGGCCGGCCAGCTCTCCTTTTATGCCTTGTGTGACCCCATGAAACATCTTTACACCTTCAAAGCCACTTTCACAGAACCCCTGCACGCCGCACTATGGTTGGGGGAAAATAGCTGTATAAGGATCTCCGCCGTGGCTGGGAGTTTTGGAAAATCTGAATGA
- the LOC140327576 gene encoding uncharacterized protein: protein MALDLDHPEYKTLKNVIFVARNISGVTLECAILVILGYYGYHFIDEWRSMIGVNLLFLFILLARISWCFLIKCGSPLGWITTAEEILLVADFLLIPGMFTAEIALIYQDDDFCGMKMQTRWRCYFYLGIFIVAILLAVSVSLVVSRLCRELNPSQLPESPKFPLEESTENNRAAENSLGTTETLLGNNSSDTDDENGENKEEGGGEESSVTCKDKLLISDSDVNTVQN, encoded by the exons ATGGCTTTggacctggatcacccag AATATAAAACTCTGAAAAATGTCATCTTTGTGGCTCGAAACATTAGTGGTGTCACCTTGGAGTGTGCGATCCTCGTCATTCTGGGTTATTACG GTTATCATTTCATAGATGAGTGGAGAAGTATGATTGGTGTAAATCTTCTCTTTCTGTTCATCTTATTGGCCAGAATATCTTGGTGCTTCCTGATCAAAT GTGGTTCTCCTTTGGGTTGGATCACAACAGCGGAAGAGATTCTTCTAGTGGCCGACTTTCTGCTCATTCCTGGGATGTTCACAGCTGAAATTGCTCTCATTTATCAAG ATGATGACTTCTGCGGAATGAAGATGCAGACAAGATGGAGATGCTATTTCTACTTGGGGATATTCATTGTAGCCATTCTTCTTGCTGTGAGCGTGTCTCTGGTTGTGTCCAGACTCT gcaGAGAATTAAATCCTTCACAATTACCTGAATCACCGAAATTCCCTCTTGaagaaagtacagaaaataatagAGCTGCAGAGAACAGCCTTGGAACCACTGAAACTCTATTAGGAAATAATTCTTCTGACACTGATGACGAGAATGGCGAGAATAAAGAAGAGGGAGGTGGAGAAGAGTCATCTGTGACATGTAAAGATAAATTGCTGATCAGTGATTCAGATGTAAATActgtacaaaattaa
- the LOC140327850 gene encoding titin-like, with protein MEFSDDMIHELKKIGGTPDWLAQYHGAPVIHSAYTSRGHFFHENKSFLLEHLTKEDSGLYEQWVNHVTLIQVFLHVIDPVPQPTLTRQENDTGSCLLHLQCLHSGGDQYTSTFLIDGEERNGNITRNSEFSILTLDGANPQDWGTYTCNVSNIFSWNISEELLVKPEGIPEEQLTFHIITTGLGVYVVFLITQALWKIKQLNGKCY; from the exons ATGGAGTTCAGTGATGACATGATACATGAACTGAAGAAGATTGGTGGCACTCCAGATTGGCTGGCCCAGTACCACGGAGCACCTGTCATCCACAGTGCCTACACCTCGCGTGGCCACTTCTTCCATGAAAATAAGTCCTTTCTGCTGGAACATCTGACGAAGGAAGACAGCGGATTGTACGAGCAATGGGTGAATCATGTCACTCTGATCCAAGTCTTCCTCCATGTGATTG ATCCCGTCCCACAGCCAACATTGACAAGACAAGAGAATGACACAGGAAGTTGCCTCCTACATCTGCAGTGTCTGCACTCCGGTGGGGATCAATATACCAGCACATTCTTGATTGATGGAGAGGAAAGAAATGGAAATATCACCAGGAATTCCGAATTCAGCATTCTGACTCTGGATGGTGCCAATCCGCAAGACTGGGGCACCTACACGTGTAATGTCAGCAACATTTTCAGCTGGAATATATCCGAGGAGCTGCTGGTGAAACCTGAAG GAATTCCAGAAGAACAGTTGACTTTTCATATCATTACAACTGGGTTGGGTGTCTATGTGGTTTTCCTCATCACTCAAGCACTCTGGAAGATAAAACAACTTAATGGCAAGTGCTACTGA